One window of Candidatus Binataceae bacterium genomic DNA carries:
- a CDS encoding adenylate/guanylate cyclase domain-containing protein: VLFADIRDFTRITETKLPYDVVFLLNRYCRVMGEAIEAAGGRVDKFTGDGVMALFGLENDGPDACRQALAAARHMSTQLVALNEALAPDLHAPLAMGVGVHFGPAIVGDMGDGRWRSLTAVGDTVNTASRLEALCKVYHCELVVSDDLLARAGARFQHATPQEVEIRGRSAPLTIHTFRSARELPLRAECRSED; encoded by the coding sequence GGTTCTCTTTGCCGACATCCGCGATTTCACGCGCATCACCGAGACCAAGCTTCCCTACGATGTCGTCTTTCTGCTGAACCGCTATTGCCGGGTTATGGGCGAAGCGATAGAAGCGGCCGGAGGGCGTGTCGACAAGTTCACCGGCGATGGCGTCATGGCGTTGTTTGGTCTGGAGAACGACGGTCCGGATGCATGCCGACAAGCCTTGGCGGCGGCGCGTCATATGTCGACACAGCTGGTGGCGTTGAACGAGGCGCTCGCGCCCGATCTCCATGCGCCTCTTGCAATGGGGGTTGGCGTTCATTTCGGTCCGGCGATCGTCGGTGATATGGGCGATGGACGATGGAGATCGCTTACCGCAGTGGGCGACACCGTGAATACTGCAAGCCGTCTGGAGGCGCTTTGCAAGGTCTACCATTGCGAACTCGTCGTATCGGATGATCTTCTCGCCCGCGCCGGTGCGAGGTTCCAGCACGCAACGCCGCAGGAGGTCGAAATTCGGGGTCGCTCCGCGCCGCTCACCATCCACACCTTCAGAAGCGCTCGCGAGCTGCCATTGCGAGCAGAGTGTCGGAGCGAGGATTAG
- a CDS encoding cytochrome b/b6 domain-containing protein: MLRADGDPELRVFDPAIRILHWLTLFLVATIFVLAFSIDFASSREEAVALIQLHRSFGMTVWVVTLGRLIWRQFVRFPNWPADMPQAMRLVAQWSEYALYALLLTQPILGLLWSNAYGDRVNLFFLGQLPALIGRDRPLARQLGEAHATVGFLLLGLIALHAAAALYHHFWRRDGTLEAMLPKQMRRRVARDCRHESRSFRQP, from the coding sequence ATGCTACGGGCCGATGGCGATCCCGAACTGCGCGTTTTTGACCCGGCGATCCGGATCCTGCACTGGCTGACCCTGTTCCTCGTCGCCACGATCTTCGTACTCGCCTTCTCGATCGATTTCGCATCGTCCAGGGAGGAGGCCGTTGCACTGATCCAGCTGCACCGCTCGTTTGGCATGACCGTGTGGGTGGTGACGCTCGGTCGGCTCATATGGCGCCAATTCGTGCGGTTCCCGAACTGGCCCGCCGACATGCCGCAGGCGATGCGGCTGGTAGCGCAGTGGAGCGAATACGCGCTCTATGCCCTCCTGTTGACCCAGCCGATCCTCGGTCTGCTGTGGAGCAACGCTTACGGCGACCGGGTGAACCTGTTTTTTCTAGGTCAGCTGCCGGCACTGATCGGCCGCGACCGGCCGCTCGCGAGGCAGCTGGGCGAGGCGCATGCGACGGTCGGATTTCTTCTCCTCGGCCTGATCGCGCTCCATGCCGCGGCGGCGCTCTACCACCATTTCTGGCGCCGCGACGGCACGCTCGAGGCTATGCTGCCGAAACAAATGAGGCGCCGGGTCGCGCGGGATTGCCGGCATGAAAGCCGAAGTTTCAGGCAGCCCTAA